TCACAATGATGCAGCACAATTTTTCTGGTTTGACGTTATGACCAGGATTTTTGTAACATGGCGATTAACAGGCTTGATCTGTTTGGGATGATAGAGATGATAGGTGGGAAACGAAGGAAGATGTATTTTTTCAGAAAcagtatattaatatatatgATGAGCGTGAAGATTCAGTTTTGATCTTGCATATaaatgatgttttgtgttggttgctaataaaataattacaatgGGCTTTTGGTGATTGTGTGgttgtactgtatgtctgtaGAATCGATCTGTAATAATCATATTTGTTCAATCACAACATGGAGTCAACATATAAGATGTTCATGTTACTATGAATGCTTGACTACAGCAAATGACAGTTTGTTTACATGAGGACCCTGCACAGGGTTGGTGGACAGGTGGGTCTGCCTCGTGACCTCCATTCTGGTTTATCCCTGGGGTGttcaatggggttgaggtcggggctctgtgtgggccggTTGGGTTCTTCCACACCTGACTCATCCGgtcatgtctttgtggaccttgaTTTGTGTGCTTGGGTGGAGTCGTGTTGGGGGCTGTTGCACCAGGGTTGGAGGCAtagcgttgtccaaaatgtcttggtgtgctggagcattaagatttctgttcactggaactaaggagccaagcccaacccctggaaaacagccgtataccacacctgaattcagtaataaagcggtgtgtctgaatacttttggctATGTAGTGTATTTAAAATCCCTTAAAATTAgccaagaaaacacacaaattccCATTTTGCTTACACCGCATGTTTCCCTTCATCCTCATCAAAGTCTGGGCAATGATTTAGGTGTGTTATGAGGCAGGTACTGACTCTCAGCTTTTAAAACCTCTAACTGCGCATTATCAATCATATTCATTAAGGTTCACATCTtatatgacatttaaaaaatgatacaAAGTATTAAGATTAACCCATAGGATTATAATGATGTGAGTTGGCTGATtttttgaaaagcatttttagCAAATTTACTCTGCCTCAGTTTATTTCAGTATCAGCAGCACAATTACATCAACATAATGTAGCCAGTCTCAGATAAGAGGACATCATGAAGTCTTCATTGTTGCTGCCCTGACTTTATTCACTTCATCACAAATGACTGGCAACTCATCAGTATTTTAACTGAATAGCAGTTAATTGCACAAAAGTATATAACATATTAAAATATACTGTTTACAAACAGTTTGAAAGGCATTATTTTATGATATTATATGatatgctgaaaataaaaattcaagcATGACATTCTTGATGCTGCAGTTGCTATATTTGAACTGCAGGAGGCGATGTGTAATTACATTTCCAACCATGAGCGCTCCTCTGGCAGCAAAAGTTGGTGTCACAAATGTACTCAACCGCAGACATTTATTGGACTAATAAGATAAAATGGAATAGAGTTAAATTTATAATTTAcctgtttgtgtctcagcaTTTTCCCCTACAGAGTCAGATTCAAAGTAACATCTCACCCAgaataaggaaaataaaaaaaatactaatatgGGTGGTTATTATTTAAACATCACCAGAAATAACAGAATTATTggttaaataaaagcacaaccaAGAATCGCTTGCTATGctaaaacatacatttacctCAGCTTAATATATAATACTTTCATCTGTACGAATGCTTTTCAGACTTTCTACCTTAATACCCTTAAACCTTTGTCTTTTCTCCCACTTTACCTTTTAATCCTTTCTTGCCTTTACGAAAAACACACCAGTCACATcatccacccccaccctcaTGTCCTGGGACAGCGTGTAAACCTCCAGCCTGATCAGCGTGTAGCCCGTCTCCTTCAGACTATCACAGACCTGGGCCTCATTCAGTGGGACCACTGGAATCTTCACCCCAGGCCCACCGAAATAGTAACTCTCCCCCAGGGCTCCGATGAGCAGGAGGTGGCCACCGGGCCGCAGGAGCCTCCCAATGTGGCCCAGGGCCCTGGTGAAGGCGGCCAGGTTAGGGCTGACGCTCTCCAGGCAGAAGCAGGACACGAGACAGTCGGCCCCTGCTGAGGGAAGGGCATCGTGGGCCAGAGGCTGAGGGCGGTGCACGTCAATTGGGACGATGTCCTTGACCACCTGACGTAGTTTGGCAGCTTTCTCTGTCCATTCAGAGGGCCTGGTAAAGACAGTAAATCGCCAAATTGGATAAAATATCTGTCATAAATGTACCACACAGCATAACTCTGCCTTGCATGATAGTGATGTGGGTGTTAATTAGCTATTCTGGTGGCATAGCTCTACAGATGGCAATGATGGTCAGCCAGTCCACCTGTTTGCTTTGAAATGCTGTTcgttgtttgaaatgaaatgttttacatgCATTCACAGTCTCCCCTGACTTTCCTGCAGTGTTACCAGCTGATTGAAGCCTTCGCTTATCCACTGAAATAGCTCTACATCTACcagatgaactggaatggaatTTGGTAACAACATTGACATCTAAATAATTTATCTTACTGACTTCGGTGACTTTTTCTGTAGCGTAAGGTTGGCgtgttttgagtgaaatgtcaaCAAGTGATTGTTATCAAATCTGGCACATTTATGGACTGTAATCAGTCAGTACCATCAATAAGTCAGTTCTTAATTTGTTGTATGCCTTCTTATCAAACTGACTTTCCAAATCAGGGCACTTTTATTATTGTCACAGTCGGCACAGTACAGGCAGAGGGTGAGAATAAACGTGAGCTCTGCTGGCACTTAAAAGAAGGTCACTGATTAAATCTTATGATTGTGAAAGCAGTTATGGGGGGAACATGTTAGGAGAGAGAAGCGTATAAAGCTTCTCTTCAGTGCTCCTGATCTATTTGAAGCAAAAAGGTTTCACTTGGTGCTCTTTATTGTTTCACAATAGAGGGAatctcttttattcttttatccTGATGATGACACTAGTCCATCCATCATTTCTGAGAAGCTGAGAACCAAGTGACTGATATTTCAAGATATCTCAAGCCTTCTGACAGAGCGTTAAGGGACCTGATCGTACCGTCGTCCCTCCAGCTTGCAGACGTGCTGCAGGTAGGGAGTCCAGTCCAGGTTACAGCCTTCCTCATCCTGGAGCCAGTGCCTCAGCTCCTGCCTGTTTACCTCCAGGAAGTCTGTGAGGAGCACCTTGTTGAAAACCTCACAGCCACTCAGCACCTGGTACAGGGTGGGACCCGACCCAATGTCCACCAGCAGCTCACCACTCACATCGCCTGAACAGGTAGACAAGAGAAAgccaaagagagaaaagcagagagtttGCCCAAAAGCCttgattaatattaattaatcatCCAGAGCTGAAGGATTAAATCCTAACATCAGAAAAAGATGTTTGGGTTTAAGGAGGTGTAcctacttacttacttacttactatGATAAGATAAACTGCAAAGAGGAATAAGGGCAAGTAAATTTTTAGATCtaaaaattgcaaaaatttCAGTGAGCGTGTGGTTTTAGCATCAGTCAAAGCTGATCACAAAATGTCTCCTTAGTTATATATAACTAACTCAAAATTAACTTGAACATTTATGTCATGTTGTTAGACCACACCCTGTGAAGCCTGTGCCACATACTCCGGAATAGTTTGTTGTACCATTTTGTGGAGATTAAATGGACCGACTTCAGGAGTGAGAGATAGaagaacagaggaaataaaCTGTTTGCTTCCAGAAATGATTACTGTCCAATATTCAGAACATTTCCCTCTCATAGAAGTTAAAGCATTGGTTTGAAACTAAACCaaagaattattattattgaagcAACTGCACAAtttaaaatacagcagcaaTATAAGAGATTATCCTAGTAGTTTTTAATCAGCTCATACATTTAACTtccttttatttgctttatattGAGCACAAATGAAGTGTTTTGGGATGATTACACAATCGGTCATCTCGTCTTCTTACCTTCGGTGAATGCTCTATGCAGGCACGCCAGTTTCCAGGGCACAATGCTGTCCTTCCTCTCAAAATCAGCTCTTGGCGGAGTGTAGTTATACTGTAGATATGCTGCGGGATCAAACCTCTCGTAGCAGGCTGCCATGGCCCCTACTCCATTCTCTGTTCCCTTTTCTTCCATCCTCC
The Scatophagus argus isolate fScaArg1 chromosome 21, fScaArg1.pri, whole genome shotgun sequence genome window above contains:
- the LOC124053051 gene encoding phenylethanolamine N-methyltransferase, with the translated sequence MEEKGTENGVGAMAACYERFDPAAYLQYNYTPPRADFERKDSIVPWKLACLHRAFTEGDVSGELLVDIGSGPTLYQVLSGCEVFNKVLLTDFLEVNRQELRHWLQDEEGCNLDWTPYLQHVCKLEGRRPSEWTEKAAKLRQVVKDIVPIDVHRPQPLAHDALPSAGADCLVSCFCLESVSPNLAAFTRALGHIGRLLRPGGHLLLIGALGESYYFGGPGVKIPVVPLNEAQVCDSLKETGYTLIRLEVYTLSQDMRVGVDDVTGVFFVKARKD